One window from the genome of Leucobacter aridicollis encodes:
- a CDS encoding ABC transporter ATP-binding protein: MAHPNLDADPVLFASDLSLRYPAHAGGRAFQAVEGVSVELPRGGVLAVLGESGSGKSTLTRYLAGRGTEGDKNARIKSAGGVGTALGMPLERLSRRSRSRLTAYVGHLSQDAGATLTPELNVGDVLFEPIQERVRSFDREPLGEVVAEMMDIVALPLAKLQEYPYELSKGQRQRVAVMRSLMLDPTVLVVDEPTLGVDANNRPKIVDLLKWYRKRTGASMVLVSHDIGMLEALAEEVIVLQQGRIVGRGEINSIFRRTEHEYVRKLAEALRSTAYDEIAEE; this comes from the coding sequence GTGGCACATCCAAACCTCGATGCAGACCCAGTCCTGTTCGCTTCGGATCTCTCACTGAGGTATCCAGCACACGCTGGCGGGCGCGCCTTCCAAGCTGTTGAAGGCGTCAGCGTCGAGTTGCCACGTGGGGGAGTGCTAGCCGTGCTCGGAGAAAGCGGTTCGGGAAAGTCGACACTTACCCGCTACCTCGCAGGGCGAGGCACCGAGGGCGACAAGAATGCGCGAATTAAGTCAGCTGGCGGCGTCGGCACCGCCCTTGGCATGCCGTTGGAGCGCCTGTCGCGGCGTTCACGCTCCCGGCTGACAGCGTATGTCGGTCACCTGTCGCAGGACGCGGGAGCGACCCTCACTCCCGAGCTCAACGTAGGCGACGTGTTGTTCGAGCCGATTCAGGAACGTGTTCGAAGCTTCGACCGTGAACCGCTCGGGGAAGTCGTCGCTGAGATGATGGACATCGTTGCGCTGCCACTCGCGAAGCTCCAGGAGTACCCCTACGAGCTTTCAAAGGGTCAACGTCAGCGCGTAGCGGTGATGCGCTCACTGATGCTCGACCCGACTGTACTCGTCGTTGACGAGCCAACCCTCGGGGTCGATGCGAACAATAGGCCTAAGATCGTTGACCTGTTGAAGTGGTACCGAAAGCGCACAGGCGCCTCGATGGTGCTCGTCAGTCACGATATCGGCATGCTCGAGGCGCTCGCGGAAGAAGTTATTGTGCTGCAGCAAGGCCGAATTGTCGGCCGCGGTGAGATCAACTCAATCTTCAGGCGCACTGAGCACGAGTATGTTCGCAAGCTCGCGGAGGCCCTCCGATCGACGGCGTACGACGAGATCGCCGAGGAGTAG
- a CDS encoding isoprenyl transferase: MAIAPETLVPVDWTGEQPPKFRGPAPKHVAIVMDGNGRWANQRGLPRVEGHRMGEQVLLDVVAGAIQAGVTHLSVYAFSTENWRRSPDEVRFLMGFNRDVLRRRREQLSAWNVRMRWAGRRPRLWGSVIKELKLAETYTAHNTGLTLTMCVNYGGRTEITDAVKRIATEVADGRLSPNGISERVIEKHLYVPELPNVDLFVRSSGEQRTSNFMLWQSAYAEMVFLDQLWPDFSRRDLWEAIEIFHDRDRRFGGAVDKPKSR; this comes from the coding sequence ATGGCTATTGCTCCCGAGACCCTGGTTCCCGTTGACTGGACCGGGGAACAGCCACCGAAGTTTCGGGGCCCGGCCCCCAAACACGTCGCGATAGTAATGGACGGCAACGGGCGGTGGGCGAACCAACGTGGCCTGCCGCGCGTCGAGGGCCACCGGATGGGCGAACAGGTGCTGCTCGACGTCGTCGCCGGGGCGATCCAGGCCGGGGTGACGCACCTCAGCGTGTACGCGTTCTCGACCGAGAACTGGCGACGCTCGCCCGACGAGGTTCGGTTCCTCATGGGCTTCAACCGCGACGTGCTGCGGCGACGGCGCGAGCAGCTCAGCGCTTGGAACGTGCGCATGCGCTGGGCCGGACGTCGGCCGCGGCTCTGGGGGTCGGTGATTAAGGAGCTCAAGCTCGCCGAGACCTACACAGCGCACAACACCGGCCTCACGCTGACGATGTGCGTGAACTACGGCGGACGCACCGAGATCACCGACGCCGTGAAGCGCATCGCCACGGAAGTTGCCGACGGCAGGCTCTCCCCGAACGGAATCTCAGAGCGCGTCATCGAGAAGCACCTCTACGTGCCAGAGTTGCCGAACGTCGACCTTTTTGTTCGCAGCTCGGGGGAGCAGCGCACGAGTAACTTCATGCTCTGGCAGTCGGCCTACGCCGAGATGGTGTTTCTCGACCAGCTGTGGCCAGACTTCTCACGGCGGGACCTGTGGGAGGCTATCGAGATCTTCCATGACCGCGATAGGCGCTTCGGCGGCGCGGTCGACAAGCCAAAGTCGCGCTAG
- the dnaG gene encoding DNA primase, whose product MAGRIKASDVEEVKRRTNIADLVGDYVALKNAGIDSMKGLCPFHDERSPSFHVRPALGYFHCFGCGESGDSISFVQKMDHLSFAEAVERLAARTNYVLTYEEGYERREDGPNKARLLAANQAASDFYRDQLMGEEAQTARGFLEQRGFASASWEQFAVGYAPRGWDALTGHLRQLGYTPQELVQAGLVSEGQRGVYDRFRGRIVWPIRDTSGQTLGFGARKLYEDDNGPKYLNTPETPVYHKSRVLYGLDLAKKAISRGGRAVIVEGYTDVMACHLAGVDDAVATCGTAFGKEHISMLRRVMGDDSAAEVIFTFDPDEAGQKAALRAFGEEQRFTAQTYAAVAPDGYDPADLRLHRGDDAVRELFSKKVPLFEFALKQAISRYDLNSVEGRVSALRQAAPIVAGIKDPGMRPGYTRELARMLGLDLTEVQHAVKNAHRQAPTEPEYAGPNHAAEPGPARPAISLNTLRSTPAVWLERDALMAMIQQGPAVGSELLSQAVTAQVTEPQLRVVRDALSAALPSLNGGAWVEAVLAAAPPTHQGLVRELAVASMPQRDPALLPEYAREVVISLLDRDLVSLKQELLARLQRIGDSSSEASRRVQEQLAALENARRGLRHD is encoded by the coding sequence ATGGCGGGTCGGATCAAAGCAAGCGATGTTGAGGAAGTGAAGCGCCGCACAAACATCGCCGACCTCGTTGGGGATTACGTCGCACTGAAGAACGCTGGCATCGACTCGATGAAGGGGCTCTGTCCGTTCCACGACGAGCGCAGTCCGAGCTTCCACGTGCGCCCGGCCCTCGGTTACTTCCATTGTTTCGGCTGCGGCGAGTCGGGCGACTCGATCAGCTTCGTGCAGAAGATGGACCACCTCTCGTTCGCGGAGGCAGTCGAACGGCTTGCGGCCCGCACGAACTATGTGCTCACCTATGAGGAGGGCTACGAGCGTCGCGAAGACGGGCCGAACAAGGCGCGGCTGCTCGCTGCTAACCAGGCGGCGAGCGACTTCTACCGCGATCAGCTTATGGGGGAGGAGGCCCAGACCGCCCGCGGCTTCCTCGAACAGCGCGGTTTTGCTTCGGCGTCATGGGAGCAGTTCGCCGTCGGCTACGCCCCGCGGGGGTGGGACGCCCTCACGGGCCACCTCCGGCAGCTTGGCTACACGCCGCAGGAACTCGTGCAGGCCGGTCTCGTCTCCGAGGGGCAACGCGGGGTCTACGATCGCTTCCGCGGCCGCATCGTCTGGCCGATTCGTGACACGAGTGGGCAGACGCTCGGATTCGGCGCCAGGAAGCTCTACGAGGACGACAACGGGCCAAAGTACCTGAACACCCCAGAGACACCGGTTTACCACAAGTCGCGGGTTCTCTACGGGCTCGACCTGGCGAAAAAGGCGATCTCCCGCGGCGGGCGCGCCGTGATCGTCGAGGGCTACACGGATGTCATGGCATGCCACCTCGCGGGCGTCGACGACGCCGTCGCCACCTGCGGCACCGCCTTCGGTAAGGAGCACATTTCGATGCTCCGCCGCGTGATGGGTGACGACTCCGCGGCCGAGGTGATCTTCACCTTCGACCCAGACGAGGCAGGCCAGAAGGCCGCGCTGCGCGCGTTCGGCGAGGAGCAGCGCTTCACCGCGCAGACGTACGCCGCGGTCGCGCCGGACGGCTACGACCCGGCCGACCTCAGGCTCCACCGCGGCGACGACGCCGTCCGGGAGCTTTTCAGCAAGAAGGTACCGCTGTTCGAGTTCGCGCTCAAGCAGGCGATCAGTCGGTACGACTTGAACTCAGTCGAGGGCAGGGTGTCCGCGCTCCGGCAGGCCGCCCCGATCGTCGCCGGCATTAAGGATCCGGGAATGCGACCTGGATATACCCGCGAGCTTGCGCGAATGCTCGGCCTCGATCTCACCGAGGTGCAGCATGCGGTGAAGAACGCGCACCGGCAGGCACCCACCGAGCCTGAGTACGCGGGTCCAAACCACGCCGCTGAACCCGGGCCGGCCCGCCCGGCGATCTCGCTCAACACGTTGCGTTCGACACCAGCCGTGTGGCTCGAGCGCGATGCGCTTATGGCGATGATCCAGCAGGGCCCTGCGGTCGGATCTGAGCTGCTCTCGCAGGCTGTCACCGCGCAGGTCACCGAGCCGCAACTGCGCGTCGTCAGAGACGCGCTCAGCGCGGCGCTGCCGAGCCTCAACGGCGGGGCCTGGGTAGAGGCGGTGCTCGCTGCGGCACCACCGACACATCAGGGCCTCGTGCGCGAACTCGCGGTCGCCTCGATGCCACAGCGTGATCCAGCGCTCCTGCCTGAGTACGCACGTGAGGTCGTCATCTCACTGCTCGACCGCGACCTCGTCTCGTTGAAGCAGGAGTTGCTCGCGCGCCTGCAACGTATCGGCGACTCCTCGAGCGAAGCCTCCCGTCGCGTGCAGGAACAACTCGCCGCGCTGGAGAATGCGCGGCGTGGCCTGCGCCACGACTAG
- a CDS encoding HIT family protein, producing the protein MSGTEETQAEGPGERGTVGTPNPLQRLWVPHRMAYVADHHQADHTDCPFCEAPRHDDASSLIVHRGKTAYVLLNLFPYNSGHMLVCPYRHVAGYDDATAEEVAEIGALTQAGMRAARRALNCAGFNLGMNQGEIAGAGVAAHLHQHIVPRWASDANFFPIIGQTKAMPQLLGEVRDLIAAAWADPPDA; encoded by the coding sequence ATGAGTGGAACTGAGGAAACCCAAGCTGAGGGCCCAGGGGAGCGCGGCACGGTCGGCACGCCGAACCCGCTGCAGCGCCTCTGGGTGCCTCACCGCATGGCGTATGTCGCAGATCACCACCAGGCAGATCACACAGACTGCCCGTTCTGCGAGGCTCCGCGACACGACGACGCTTCATCGCTCATCGTGCACCGCGGGAAGACAGCGTACGTGCTGCTCAACCTATTCCCGTACAACAGCGGGCACATGCTTGTGTGCCCGTACCGCCACGTGGCTGGGTACGACGACGCGACCGCAGAAGAGGTCGCTGAGATCGGTGCACTGACCCAGGCCGGAATGCGCGCAGCGCGCCGCGCGCTGAACTGTGCTGGGTTCAACCTCGGCATGAACCAGGGCGAGATCGCTGGCGCCGGTGTTGCCGCCCACCTCCATCAGCACATCGTGCCGCGGTGGGCATCTGACGCGAACTTCTTCCCAATCATTGGGCAGACGAAAGCGATGCCACAGCTACTCGGCGAGGTCCGCGACCTGATCGCGGCAGCCTGGGCAGACCCACCCGACGCCTAG
- the tig gene encoding trigger factor has product MPKTKAEKLTPTRTKLTVTVTQDELAPYLKNAYKSIAEQVSIPGFRKGKAPAQIIDQRFGRDSVISEAVNHSLDDFYQAAVAEAGVRPMGRPSADIESMPAAADASSELVLLFEVEVRPEFTLPDYDGLAITVDEAEIDEAAVEAELTSLRERFGTLVTVDRPAKTGDFVELDLTAKVDGKEVDKASGVSYEVGAGNLLAGTDEAVETLTAGETTNFTSQLLGGEYEGQDAEVELTLTAVKERELPEADDEFAQLASEFDTIAELRESLKDQVSQASVFAQGRQARDIFTETLIEQADIPISEELVEEEVHRHLEGEGRLEDDEHRAEVRVASEKQIQMELLLDAIAEREDVTPTQAELSDYIYQSAQQYGMEPTQFLQAISQGNQLQVILAEVTRNKALAVALGKATVTDKAGKAVDLGAFVAVDTEDEAEEAPEAPAAEKPAKKAPAKKAAAPADEAEKPAKKTPAKKAASKDEAPAADADEEAKKAARSAAAKKAAATRAAKKAAAEEK; this is encoded by the coding sequence TTGCCGAAGACGAAAGCTGAAAAGCTCACACCGACCCGCACGAAGCTGACCGTTACCGTCACGCAGGATGAGCTCGCTCCGTACCTGAAGAACGCGTACAAGTCGATCGCCGAGCAGGTTTCGATCCCAGGCTTCCGCAAGGGCAAGGCACCGGCACAGATCATCGACCAGCGCTTCGGCCGCGATTCAGTCATCTCCGAGGCAGTGAACCACTCGCTCGACGATTTCTACCAGGCTGCAGTTGCCGAGGCAGGCGTGCGCCCGATGGGTCGCCCCTCAGCAGACATCGAATCGATGCCGGCAGCAGCCGATGCTTCGAGTGAACTCGTTCTCCTCTTCGAGGTTGAGGTTCGCCCCGAGTTCACCCTCCCCGACTACGACGGTCTCGCAATCACCGTCGACGAGGCGGAGATCGACGAAGCTGCTGTCGAGGCAGAGCTCACAAGCCTCCGTGAGCGGTTCGGAACCCTTGTTACTGTCGATCGTCCGGCCAAGACCGGCGACTTCGTTGAACTCGACCTCACCGCGAAGGTCGACGGCAAGGAAGTAGACAAGGCAAGCGGAGTATCGTACGAGGTCGGCGCAGGTAACCTCCTCGCAGGTACCGACGAGGCTGTCGAGACGCTCACCGCGGGGGAGACAACGAACTTCACCTCGCAGCTGCTTGGCGGCGAGTACGAAGGCCAGGACGCTGAGGTTGAGCTCACGCTCACCGCAGTGAAGGAGCGCGAGCTTCCCGAGGCTGACGACGAGTTCGCACAGCTTGCGAGCGAGTTCGACACCATCGCAGAGCTGCGCGAGAGCCTCAAGGATCAGGTCTCACAGGCGTCGGTCTTCGCGCAGGGCCGTCAGGCACGCGACATCTTCACTGAGACGCTCATCGAGCAGGCCGATATCCCGATTTCGGAGGAGCTCGTCGAGGAGGAGGTGCACCGCCACCTCGAGGGTGAAGGCCGCCTCGAAGACGACGAGCACCGTGCAGAGGTTCGCGTGGCGAGCGAGAAGCAGATCCAGATGGAGCTTCTGCTCGACGCGATCGCCGAGCGCGAAGACGTGACCCCGACACAGGCAGAGCTCTCCGACTACATCTACCAGTCGGCGCAGCAGTACGGCATGGAGCCCACGCAGTTCCTGCAGGCGATCAGCCAGGGCAACCAGCTGCAGGTGATCCTCGCTGAGGTCACCCGCAACAAGGCTCTCGCTGTGGCGCTCGGCAAGGCAACTGTCACCGACAAGGCTGGCAAGGCTGTAGACCTTGGCGCGTTCGTCGCAGTCGATACCGAGGACGAGGCTGAAGAGGCCCCCGAGGCACCTGCTGCAGAGAAGCCCGCGAAGAAGGCTCCGGCAAAGAAGGCTGCCGCACCGGCAGACGAGGCCGAGAAGCCGGCCAAGAAGACGCCAGCCAAGAAGGCGGCTTCGAAGGACGAGGCTCCCGCAGCTGACGCCGATGAGGAGGCCAAGAAGGCCGCCCGCTCGGCAGCTGCGAAGAAGGCTGCAGCAACCCGCGCTGCGAAGAAGGCAGCAGCGGAAGAGAAGTAA
- the ruvC gene encoding crossover junction endodeoxyribonuclease RuvC, producing the protein MRVIGIDPGLTRLGVGVVSSEGSRKLTFEHVEVLTSPAGAELPVRLHQLGSALERLLDGDRPDAIAIERVFAQQNLPSVMGVAQISGIVMFLAQQRGIPVAMYTPNEVKASVTGYGAADKAQVTNMVTRLLGLAAPPKPADAADALALAIVHAWHLGRGGAPDRQRASAAPMGETPAQRAWREAEAKGGRRRSGPRA; encoded by the coding sequence GTGCGCGTCATCGGGATTGACCCGGGGCTCACGAGGCTCGGCGTGGGCGTCGTGAGCTCCGAAGGATCCCGGAAACTGACGTTCGAACACGTCGAGGTATTGACGAGCCCAGCTGGGGCCGAGCTGCCTGTGCGGCTCCACCAGCTGGGCTCAGCCCTCGAACGACTGCTCGACGGCGACCGCCCCGATGCCATAGCTATCGAGCGGGTGTTCGCTCAGCAGAACCTACCGAGCGTGATGGGCGTCGCCCAGATCTCGGGCATCGTGATGTTTCTCGCGCAGCAGCGCGGCATCCCTGTCGCGATGTACACCCCAAACGAGGTGAAGGCCTCGGTGACCGGTTACGGCGCCGCCGACAAGGCGCAGGTGACGAATATGGTGACACGGCTGCTTGGGCTCGCCGCTCCACCCAAGCCCGCCGACGCTGCCGACGCGCTCGCCCTCGCAATCGTCCATGCCTGGCACCTTGGTCGAGGGGGAGCACCAGACCGGCAACGGGCAAGTGCTGCACCGATGGGAGAGACCCCAGCGCAGCGAGCCTGGCGCGAAGCTGAGGCGAAGGGCGGCCGGCGCAGGAGCGGCCCGCGCGCCTAG
- the dusB gene encoding tRNA dihydrouridine synthase DusB translates to MTISTLPGSRLRIGPLELDVPVILAPMAGITNTAFRRLCREYGAGLYVSEMITSRALVERTPGSLRLIKHHESETPRSIQLYGVDPKTVSEAVRFLVDQDLADHIDLNFGCPVPKVTRKGGGAALPWKADLFSAIVDGAVKAAGDIPLTVKMRKGIDADHLTFLDAARSAEAAGVAAIALHGRTANEFYSGTADWAAIAELKQAITSVPILGNGDIWAADDAIRMVRETGCDGVVVGRGCLGRPWLFGDLAAAFKAEQGELTWDEANAAIARPGLGFVMDAMRRHTELLIEFFDGEEARACRDIRKHVAWYFKGYGVGGDTRRALAMVESLEHLDEIYETMDRSLPYPGVGAEGQRGRAGSPKQPKLPDGWLDSRDSAHIDFAELAEAERDDSGG, encoded by the coding sequence ATGACTATCTCAACGCTTCCAGGCTCCCGCCTGCGTATCGGCCCCCTCGAGCTCGACGTCCCAGTCATCCTCGCGCCGATGGCCGGAATCACCAACACCGCGTTTCGCAGGCTCTGCCGAGAGTACGGCGCGGGGCTCTATGTCAGCGAGATGATCACGAGCCGCGCGCTCGTCGAACGCACCCCGGGATCACTCCGGCTCATCAAGCACCACGAGAGCGAAACTCCCCGCTCCATCCAGCTGTACGGCGTCGACCCGAAGACTGTGTCCGAGGCCGTCCGGTTCCTCGTTGATCAGGATCTCGCGGACCACATCGACCTGAATTTTGGCTGCCCGGTGCCGAAGGTCACGCGCAAGGGCGGCGGGGCCGCCCTGCCGTGGAAGGCCGACCTGTTTAGCGCGATCGTCGACGGCGCCGTGAAGGCCGCCGGCGATATTCCGCTCACGGTGAAGATGCGCAAAGGGATCGATGCGGATCACCTCACCTTTCTCGACGCCGCGCGCTCAGCCGAGGCCGCCGGCGTCGCTGCCATTGCCCTCCACGGGCGCACCGCGAACGAGTTCTACTCGGGGACGGCAGACTGGGCGGCGATCGCTGAGCTCAAGCAGGCCATCACGAGCGTGCCGATCCTCGGCAACGGGGACATTTGGGCGGCTGACGATGCGATCCGTATGGTTCGGGAGACTGGCTGTGACGGCGTCGTCGTCGGGCGCGGGTGCCTGGGGCGTCCGTGGCTGTTCGGCGACCTGGCCGCCGCGTTCAAGGCGGAACAGGGCGAGCTCACATGGGATGAGGCGAACGCCGCCATCGCAAGGCCGGGCCTCGGATTCGTGATGGACGCGATGCGCCGCCACACCGAGCTGCTCATCGAGTTTTTCGACGGGGAGGAGGCGCGCGCCTGCCGCGACATCCGCAAGCACGTCGCCTGGTATTTCAAGGGCTACGGTGTCGGCGGCGACACCCGCCGAGCGCTCGCAATGGTCGAGTCGCTCGAGCACCTCGACGAGATTTACGAGACGATGGACCGCTCCCTGCCGTACCCCGGCGTTGGCGCGGAGGGACAGCGCGGGCGGGCTGGGAGCCCGAAGCAGCCCAAGCTCCCCGACGGCTGGCTCGATTCACGCGACAGCGCGCACATTGACTTCGCGGAGCTCGCCGAAGCGGAGCGGGACGACTCGGGTGGCTAG
- a CDS encoding gamma carbonic anhydrase family protein → MIQVEPYGSPDVHESVWLAPGAIVVGNVAIGRDSSIWYNAVVRGDSDAVRIGERTNAQDGVVIHTFRGRATVIGDDVSIGHNAVVHGATVENGCLIGMNATVLNDAVVGEGSLVAAGAVVPQGMVIPPHSLVAGVPARVVRELNDTDRESVRLNSEVYLKYTDNHRAATSDPTGDPRSTSGA, encoded by the coding sequence ATGATTCAAGTCGAGCCTTACGGCTCGCCGGATGTGCACGAGAGCGTCTGGCTCGCCCCAGGAGCAATCGTTGTTGGCAATGTCGCCATCGGGCGCGATTCGAGCATCTGGTACAACGCGGTCGTGCGGGGCGACTCAGACGCGGTGCGCATTGGCGAGCGAACAAACGCCCAGGATGGTGTGGTGATTCACACGTTTCGCGGCCGGGCAACTGTCATCGGCGATGATGTCTCAATTGGGCATAACGCGGTCGTTCACGGCGCCACTGTCGAGAACGGGTGTCTCATCGGCATGAACGCGACCGTGCTCAACGACGCAGTCGTGGGGGAGGGCAGCCTTGTGGCCGCTGGGGCGGTCGTACCTCAGGGGATGGTCATCCCGCCGCACTCCCTCGTCGCTGGAGTGCCAGCCCGAGTCGTGCGCGAGCTGAATGACACGGATCGCGAATCAGTGCGCCTCAACTCAGAGGTGTACCTCAAGTACACCGACAACCACCGAGCAGCGACGAGCGATCCGACAGGTGATCCGAGGAGCACTTCCGGGGCGTGA
- a CDS encoding deoxyguanosinetriphosphate triphosphohydrolase, producing MASLEPARGEYGAADIERFVPETHSGARSDFERDRARVIHSSGLRKLAAKTQVLSPTAGIDFARNRLTHSLEVAQIGRELAASLGLDRDVVDAACLTHDLGHPPFGHNGERALAEWASDAGGFEGNAQTLRILTRLEAKRFDDSGESAGLNLTRATLDASCKYPWALSEAPSGSGKFGYYPDDAPVFHWMREGAPDRVKCAEAQTMDLSDDIAYSVHDFEDAIVSDHIDPLILTSRSGHDSLIADVASWADGSFTHDELSAAYDRISATPTWLTRWDGSRRHQAQLKNFTSDMIGHFARSAIAATRESAGGAPLARYGASLVVPKEIHAEIAVLKGIVAAFVMASGRRQPTYRRQRALLAELLETLWEGQDRDLEPAFQADFAAAADEAAAKRVIVDQVASLTDQSAIAWHRRLCEVPLV from the coding sequence GTGGCTAGCCTGGAGCCCGCGCGCGGGGAGTACGGTGCGGCCGACATCGAGCGGTTCGTGCCCGAGACGCACAGCGGCGCGCGCAGCGATTTCGAACGCGATCGGGCACGCGTCATTCATTCCTCTGGCCTGCGCAAGCTTGCCGCGAAAACCCAGGTGCTCAGCCCGACCGCGGGCATCGACTTCGCGAGAAACCGCCTCACGCACTCGCTCGAGGTCGCGCAGATTGGTCGCGAGCTCGCCGCGTCGCTTGGTCTCGACCGCGACGTCGTCGACGCGGCATGCCTCACCCACGACCTCGGCCATCCGCCGTTCGGTCACAACGGAGAACGGGCGCTCGCCGAGTGGGCGAGCGATGCCGGCGGGTTTGAGGGCAATGCGCAAACGCTCAGGATCCTGACGCGGCTCGAAGCGAAGCGTTTCGACGACTCGGGTGAGAGCGCCGGCCTGAACCTCACGCGGGCGACGCTCGACGCGAGCTGCAAGTACCCGTGGGCACTCTCGGAGGCTCCCTCGGGCAGCGGCAAGTTCGGGTACTACCCCGACGATGCCCCGGTGTTCCACTGGATGCGCGAGGGCGCGCCCGACAGGGTCAAGTGCGCAGAAGCTCAGACGATGGACCTGTCAGACGACATCGCGTATTCCGTGCACGACTTTGAAGACGCGATCGTGAGCGACCACATTGATCCGCTGATCCTTACCTCGCGTTCGGGGCATGACTCGCTCATTGCCGACGTCGCGAGTTGGGCCGACGGCTCGTTCACGCACGACGAGCTCTCGGCGGCCTACGACAGGATCTCGGCGACGCCGACCTGGCTAACGCGGTGGGACGGATCGCGCAGGCACCAGGCGCAGCTCAAGAACTTCACGAGCGACATGATCGGGCACTTCGCGCGCTCCGCCATCGCAGCGACACGGGAGTCGGCCGGCGGGGCTCCGCTTGCCCGCTATGGCGCATCCCTCGTGGTGCCGAAGGAGATCCATGCCGAGATCGCGGTGCTCAAGGGCATCGTCGCGGCGTTCGTGATGGCGAGTGGCCGCAGGCAGCCAACTTACCGGAGGCAGCGCGCGCTCCTCGCCGAGCTCCTCGAAACCCTGTGGGAGGGTCAGGATCGCGATCTCGAACCCGCGTTCCAGGCAGACTTCGCGGCGGCCGCCGACGAGGCAGCAGCAAAGCGCGTGATCGTGGACCAGGTGGCGTCGCTCACTGACCAGTCTGCAATCGCCTGGCACCGCCGGCTGTGTGAGGTGCCGCTGGTATAG
- the recO gene encoding DNA repair protein RecO — protein sequence MPLYREQGVVLRTHKLGEADRIVTLLTSKRGVLRAVAKGVRRTSSKFGARLEPFMVADVQCYEGRTLDTITQAVTLGSYGPAITADYDRYRAGSVMAETAERLAEGGPSPELFRLLVGALRTLAAGKIPPELVRDGYLLRAMAAAGWTPGFDECVRCGAPGPHTAVAVQLGGVACENCRPAGSPRLDQVSIDLLRALLAGDWDTAVASGERERGQAAGIAAAYTQWHLERGLRSFSVPRA from the coding sequence GTGCCCCTCTATCGCGAACAGGGTGTCGTGCTCCGCACGCACAAGCTCGGGGAGGCTGACCGCATCGTCACCCTCCTCACGAGCAAGCGTGGCGTACTCAGGGCTGTCGCGAAGGGCGTGCGCAGGACTTCGTCAAAGTTCGGCGCCAGACTTGAGCCGTTCATGGTCGCCGACGTTCAGTGCTACGAGGGTCGTACACTCGACACGATCACTCAGGCAGTCACCCTCGGCTCGTACGGGCCCGCGATCACCGCGGACTACGACAGGTATCGGGCCGGTAGCGTGATGGCCGAGACCGCCGAGCGGCTCGCTGAGGGCGGGCCCTCGCCCGAGCTGTTTAGGCTCCTCGTTGGCGCTCTGCGCACCCTCGCCGCGGGCAAGATTCCCCCGGAACTCGTCCGTGACGGCTACCTGCTGCGCGCCATGGCCGCCGCGGGCTGGACGCCCGGCTTTGATGAGTGCGTGCGCTGCGGCGCACCCGGCCCTCACACCGCAGTCGCGGTACAGCTCGGCGGTGTCGCCTGCGAGAACTGCCGGCCGGCAGGCTCGCCGCGCCTTGACCAGGTGAGTATCGATCTGCTCCGCGCGCTACTCGCGGGCGACTGGGACACGGCCGTCGCGAGCGGAGAGCGTGAGCGCGGGCAGGCCGCCGGGATTGCGGCGGCATACACCCAGTGGCATCTTGAGCGTGGCCTACGTTCGTTCTCAGTGCCACGCGCCTAG
- a CDS encoding YebC/PmpR family DNA-binding transcriptional regulator, producing the protein MAGHSKWATTKHKKAILDSRRAKAFAKYIKVIEVAARIGGPDLAGNPALSEAVHKAKKNSVPGDNIDRAIKRGAGLTGESVEYFTTMYEAYGPNGVALMVECLTDNKNRAAAEVRTALSRNGATLADPGSVAYNFERKGVITVPAEGTTEDDVLMAVLEAGAEEVKPTPNGEAFEVITEATDLTAARGALVDAGIDYDSAEAEFVPNLKVEIDAETARKVFRIIDALEDSDDVQNVYANFDLTDEVQAELANDE; encoded by the coding sequence GTGGCCGGACACTCCAAGTGGGCAACCACTAAGCACAAGAAGGCAATTCTCGACTCGCGGCGCGCGAAGGCGTTTGCCAAGTACATCAAGGTGATCGAGGTCGCCGCGCGCATCGGCGGGCCCGACCTCGCCGGAAACCCAGCCCTCTCTGAGGCGGTGCACAAGGCGAAGAAGAATTCTGTTCCCGGCGATAACATCGACCGTGCGATCAAGCGCGGCGCCGGACTCACTGGCGAATCCGTGGAGTACTTCACGACGATGTACGAAGCCTATGGCCCGAACGGCGTTGCTCTGATGGTCGAGTGCCTCACCGATAACAAGAACCGCGCCGCAGCCGAGGTTCGCACAGCCCTGAGCCGCAATGGCGCGACGCTCGCCGATCCAGGCTCGGTTGCCTACAACTTCGAGCGCAAGGGCGTCATCACGGTGCCCGCCGAGGGCACCACTGAAGATGACGTGCTCATGGCAGTACTCGAGGCAGGTGCCGAGGAGGTCAAGCCGACTCCGAACGGCGAGGCGTTCGAGGTGATTACTGAGGCGACTGATCTCACCGCCGCCCGCGGTGCACTCGTCGACGCTGGCATTGACTACGATTCCGCCGAGGCAGAGTTCGTGCCGAACCTCAAGGTTGAGATTGATGCTGAAACCGCCCGCAAGGTGTTCCGCATCATCGACGCCCTCGAAGACAGCGACGACGTGCAGAACGTCTACGCGAACTTCGACCTGACCGACGAGGTCCAGGCGGAACTCGCCAACGACGAGTAA